Proteins encoded together in one Dehalogenimonas sp. THU2 window:
- the rplP gene encoding 50S ribosomal protein L16, with the protein MQQPKRVKYRKSHKGHRHGEAQAGNNVDFGDFGLQATSTAWITSRQIEAARRAMTRYIKRGGKVWIRIFPDHPVTKKPAETRMGSGKGSPDHWIAVVKRGRMMFEMGGVAEDVAREAMRLASYKLPLQTKFIVKEVEAVTVGEVA; encoded by the coding sequence ATGCAGCAACCAAAACGCGTAAAATATCGAAAGAGCCATAAGGGTCATCGTCACGGCGAGGCTCAGGCCGGCAACAATGTGGACTTTGGGGATTTTGGCCTACAGGCCACCTCCACCGCCTGGATCACGTCGAGACAAATAGAAGCCGCCCGGCGGGCCATGACCCGCTATATCAAGCGCGGCGGCAAGGTATGGATCCGCATTTTCCCTGATCATCCGGTGACTAAAAAGCCGGCGGAAACCCGCATGGGTTCAGGTAAGGGTTCTCCGGATCATTGGATCGCGGTGGTCAAGCGCGGCCGCATGATGTTTGAGATGGGCGGGGTGGCTGAAGATGTCGCCCGCGAAGCGATGCGGCTGGCTTCATATAAACTGCCGCTTCAAACCAAGTTCATCGTCAAGGAAGTCGAAGCCGTGACCGTTGGAGAGGTGGCCTAA
- the rpmC gene encoding 50S ribosomal protein L29, translating to MKIEEIRGLSVEEIKKQLDGAHREAMELRFKLATKQLQNHRELPRVRKNIARLETALRERSLGIR from the coding sequence ATGAAAATCGAAGAAATCAGGGGCCTTTCGGTCGAAGAGATCAAAAAGCAGCTGGACGGCGCACACCGTGAAGCCATGGAGCTGCGTTTCAAACTGGCGACTAAACAACTTCAGAACCATCGCGAGTTGCCTCGGGTGCGAAAGAATATCGCCCGGCTGGAAACGGCGCTTCGCGAACGTTCCCTGGGCATAAGGTAG
- the rpsQ gene encoding 30S ribosomal protein S17 produces the protein METERKTKTMIGRVVSDKMDKTVVVAVETRRQHPIYKKSYRVVKKYKVHDETGTAHYGDTVEMLATRPLSRTKHWRLGRVLTKGEVAESAELKEISK, from the coding sequence ATGGAAACAGAACGCAAGACCAAGACGATGATCGGCCGGGTCGTCTCCGACAAAATGGATAAAACGGTGGTGGTGGCTGTCGAGACACGGCGACAGCACCCCATCTATAAAAAGTCTTACCGGGTGGTAAAAAAGTACAAGGTTCATGATGAAACCGGAACCGCCCATTACGGTGACACCGTAGAGATGCTGGCAACCCGGCCGCTGTCACGGACAAAGCACTGGAGATTAGGCCGCGTTCTTACCAAAGGCGAGGTGGCCGAGTCTGCCGAGCTTAAGGAGATCTCCAAATGA
- the rplN gene encoding 50S ribosomal protein L14, whose protein sequence is MIQAYTRLKAADNTGVKSLMCINVLGGSRKLRGRIGDIIICAVKRTAPDSAIKQGSVVKAVIVRQVAPLRRADGSYIKFDENAAVLLNDKNEPRGTRIFGPVARELRDKKFLKIVSLAPEVL, encoded by the coding sequence ATGATACAAGCGTATACCCGTTTGAAAGCAGCCGACAACACCGGCGTTAAATCATTGATGTGCATAAACGTCCTTGGGGGATCCAGGAAACTGCGCGGACGCATCGGTGATATTATCATCTGTGCCGTTAAGCGCACGGCCCCAGATTCGGCTATTAAGCAGGGCAGCGTCGTAAAAGCGGTGATCGTACGGCAGGTGGCACCGCTACGCCGGGCCGACGGCTCCTATATTAAATTCGATGAGAACGCCGCCGTGCTGCTCAACGATAAGAACGAACCCCGCGGCACCCGCATTTTCGGGCCGGTTGCCCGCGAACTCCGCGACAAAAAATTTTTAAAAATTGTGTCGCTGGCGCCCGAGGTACTGTGA
- the rplX gene encoding 50S ribosomal protein L24, producing MKIKKEDNVLVIAGKDRGKSGKVRQVYSDADRLLVDGVNMIKKHTRARGQVKQAGIIEREAPIHASNVMLVCAKCSKPARVGKRVLADGKKVRFCKSCGEVID from the coding sequence ATGAAGATAAAGAAAGAAGATAACGTGCTGGTAATCGCTGGCAAAGACCGGGGCAAGAGCGGTAAGGTGCGGCAGGTTTACTCAGATGCAGATCGCCTGCTGGTTGACGGCGTAAACATGATCAAGAAGCACACCCGTGCCCGCGGCCAGGTGAAGCAGGCCGGAATTATCGAGCGGGAAGCGCCAATCCATGCCTCCAACGTGATGCTGGTATGCGCCAAATGCAGTAAACCGGCCCGTGTGGGGAAACGGGTGCTGGCAGACGGCAAAAAGGTGCGCTTCTGTAAATCGTGTGGCGAGGTAATTGACTAA
- the rplE gene encoding 50S ribosomal protein L5 — protein sequence MAGLKEKYQKDAVPRLQEAYGYRNIMEVPRLTKVVLNVGVGKEASSNPKVVEIVQADLAAIAGQHPVVTRSKHSIANFKLRAGMPVGLKVTLRGKNMYNFLDKLISVVLPRLRDFQGVPVDAFDGRGSYALGLKEQTVFPEIDFSKIDKLRGLEVCIVTSAKTDAESRTLLEGIGMPFAKE from the coding sequence ATGGCCGGACTTAAAGAAAAGTATCAGAAAGATGCGGTGCCGCGGCTTCAGGAAGCTTACGGCTATCGTAATATTATGGAAGTACCGCGCTTGACCAAAGTGGTTCTGAATGTCGGCGTCGGCAAAGAAGCTTCCTCCAACCCCAAGGTAGTGGAGATAGTCCAGGCCGATCTCGCTGCTATCGCAGGACAGCATCCGGTGGTAACCCGGTCCAAGCACAGCATCGCGAATTTTAAGCTGCGTGCTGGCATGCCGGTGGGTCTAAAGGTGACTCTCCGGGGCAAGAACATGTACAACTTCCTTGACAAGCTGATCAGTGTAGTATTACCGCGTCTGCGTGATTTTCAGGGAGTGCCGGTTGACGCATTCGACGGCCGGGGCAGCTATGCCCTGGGTCTTAAAGAACAGACGGTGTTTCCGGAGATTGATTTCAGTAAGATCGATAAATTGCGCGGGTTGGAAGTCTGCATCGTCACTTCAGCCAAAACAGACGCCGAGAGCCGCACTCTTTTAGAGGGCATTGGCATGCCGTTCGCGAAGGAATAG
- a CDS encoding type Z 30S ribosomal protein S14: MAKTSKIAKSRREPKYPAQQHNRCLKCGRPRGYMRQFGICRICFRELALQGNIPGVRKSSW; this comes from the coding sequence ATGGCTAAAACATCCAAGATCGCTAAATCTCGCCGGGAACCGAAATACCCGGCTCAGCAACACAACCGCTGCTTGAAATGCGGGCGGCCGCGCGGTTATATGCGCCAATTCGGTATTTGCCGCATATGTTTCCGGGAACTTGCTTTGCAAGGCAATATCCCTGGCGTACGGAAGTCGAGCTGGTAA
- the rpsH gene encoding 30S ribosomal protein S8, with translation MMTDPIADMLTRIRNAVMAGHETTMVPASRIKQNIAKLLKQEGFISGYELTGDKPQRQIKVHLRYDEKGTPLVNGLERISKPGLRVYVQRGEVPRVYGGLGIAVLSTSRGIMTGYQAWRQGVGGELLLKVW, from the coding sequence ATGATGACTGACCCGATCGCCGATATGTTGACCCGGATCCGTAACGCCGTTATGGCGGGACACGAGACCACAATGGTGCCGGCTTCACGTATCAAACAAAATATCGCCAAGCTTCTGAAGCAGGAGGGATTTATCTCCGGCTATGAGTTGACCGGCGATAAACCACAACGGCAGATCAAGGTCCATTTACGTTACGACGAAAAGGGCACACCCTTGGTGAATGGTCTGGAGAGAATATCCAAGCCGGGTCTGCGGGTGTATGTGCAACGGGGCGAGGTTCCCCGCGTTTACGGTGGGCTCGGGATCGCCGTCCTGTCCACCTCACGGGGAATTATGACCGGCTACCAGGCCTGGAGGCAGGGTGTCGGCGGCGAACTTCTTTTAAAAGTTTGGTAA
- the rplF gene encoding 50S ribosomal protein L6: MSRIGRLPVALPKGVKVSIEASEVTVTGPKGELKRAFSPEMVIKQEDGKLLVERPSDAQSHRALHGLTRSLLFNMVKGVSDGYVKGLEIVGVGFRAEKDGEKLVLRVGYSHLVNVPPLSGVSFTLESPTKLKVVGIDKEKVGQMAAEIRAIRKPDSYKGKGIRYAGEVIKLKPGKAVGKAGK; this comes from the coding sequence ATGTCACGAATAGGAAGATTACCGGTGGCGCTGCCCAAGGGGGTAAAGGTGTCCATCGAGGCGAGCGAAGTGACGGTCACCGGTCCTAAAGGCGAGCTTAAACGCGCCTTCAGCCCGGAGATGGTCATCAAGCAGGAAGATGGCAAACTTTTAGTGGAACGGCCTTCCGACGCACAGTCCCACCGTGCCCTGCACGGACTGACCCGGTCCCTGTTGTTCAACATGGTCAAGGGCGTCAGCGACGGGTACGTCAAAGGGCTGGAAATCGTCGGTGTCGGTTTTCGCGCTGAGAAAGACGGCGAAAAACTGGTACTGAGGGTGGGTTACTCCCACCTCGTTAATGTGCCGCCGCTTAGCGGGGTCTCATTTACGTTGGAATCGCCGACCAAGCTTAAAGTGGTAGGCATCGACAAAGAAAAGGTCGGACAGATGGCGGCGGAGATCCGCGCTATCAGGAAACCCGATTCTTATAAAGGCAAAGGCATCCGTTATGCCGGCGAAGTCATCAAACTTAAACCGGGCAAAGCGGTTGGAAAGGCGGGTAAATAA
- the rplR gene encoding 50S ribosomal protein L18 — translation MAKVTSQYARKMRHERLRKKVDGTTERPRLCVFRSLEHIYAQVIDDTRGATLAQASTLDAEFKEKTAAAKMNQAEQVGKVIARRAQEAGIKEVVFDRGGYKYHGRVKALADGARAAGLSF, via the coding sequence ATGGCTAAAGTAACTTCACAATATGCCCGCAAGATGCGCCATGAGAGATTGCGCAAGAAAGTGGACGGCACGACCGAACGCCCCCGGTTATGCGTCTTTCGGTCGCTGGAGCATATTTACGCCCAGGTCATCGACGATACGCGCGGTGCTACCCTGGCGCAGGCTTCAACCCTGGACGCTGAGTTTAAAGAAAAAACCGCTGCGGCCAAGATGAACCAGGCGGAGCAGGTGGGGAAAGTTATCGCCCGGCGCGCTCAGGAAGCCGGTATCAAAGAAGTAGTATTCGATCGTGGCGGATACAAGTATCACGGCCGGGTCAAAGCCCTGGCCGACGGGGCCCGCGCGGCCGGATTGTCGTTCTAG